Genomic segment of Juglans microcarpa x Juglans regia isolate MS1-56 chromosome 7S, Jm3101_v1.0, whole genome shotgun sequence:
GTATATTGCTCCATTACCGTAAACGGTGACAACTCCGGTGTCAGCCATGCGGATGAATAGAAAGAAATTAGTATGTGGAGGGAAAGAGAGGATTGAAAGAATGAGGCGGTGGGAAGAGAGAAGGTGGGTAGGAGTATATATTGTTGAGGAAGGGctcagaggaggaggaggagggaggCTAGGGATTTTTTgagcttttatttatttatgtatggtTAAGGAATAATAGTGCTTTTATGGTTTGGAAGGAAAGACGTGTCTGACACATACTCCTttgctttcttatttttttcttttattttcagcagATGAGGAAAACGATTTGACTGAACATGAGAAAGTTTGGATCATTCCTGTCATTTTCTGTTTAGATTTATTCTTTAACTCGAACTAAAAGTTATGAAATATACGTGCAAGCTTTGATTTAggaatgagatattttgaagtagtaaaaaattaataaaaaaatattgaatagtcagaaaaagtaggtaaaaaataataaaaaaataatgaataatagtaagttattttcataaaatctgAATATCCAAATTAAGCCTTAAGtctgtatttagatgttgaattgagttgagttgagaagataaaatattgttagaatattattattattttaatatttgaaaaagttgaattgtttattatattttgtgttagaatttgaaaaaattaaaatgatgagttgagatgggttgatgATCTAAACTTACCTAATTGATTCTTTATTAGATAAGTTAAGTGCTCGTTTGgatacttatattttaaaattttataaataataaagaaataatttgaattaaaatattttattgaattttgaaaaaatgagaaataaaatattgaataaaaatattataaaattaaaattttattttaatataattttttaatattactttttttataaagtttgaaaaagttgtattgatttttgtatttggataataattatgtaatgattagataaaaaattgaatatttgaaattgaacaatattttatatttaaataatgtttgagaaaataaaattataagaaattttaataattctATATCTCATCTCTACGTACATCCAAACTTCCCCTAATTTCACTAAGAAAATccaagtatataatataaggaGTGATCGCTTGAATATAGCCGTACAAATGCAATACAAAAAGTCTTAACAAAAGCTAAACTAACAACATTACCACCATCTCAGAGTCAGAGTGAGTCTAGCAAAAAAATTGACACAAGAAGTTATCCAAGAGTCCCCATGTCTTTGTCATGTTAGTGTCTACAAGATACTTTGAGTTAGCATCTGTATACCTTTGATTTAATTGATTTCGAAGACCACAACCACAGAAACTTGGTACGAATTGGAGTATGTAAAATAAGGGATATAggttagagtaatgctatacaccgCACTCTCATTCCACtatgtaaaatgataaaaaaatatccaataatGATAAAGATGTCATATCTTACGTGGTAGgatgaaaataagatgatagtattgtgtatagaatttttctctAAGTCGTGTTATCCATTCTTTAGAGTTTAGTGCAAGGCGGAGCaccaaaaagaaaggaagaaaagaatagaaGGAGAAAGACAATTTGCCATGTGAATAAGAAAAGCTTAGACAATTCTATGTGCGAAGGAAGTCGGAAGCAGAGAGGAAAGCCGCTCGTTTCAGATCTCCCGATTGGCTTGTGCAACTTCCAACCCAATAGGTGCTCagcaagaaatgaaaaagaaaaatcaacccACTAGGCTGAGACTTATTTTCTGTTTGTCCACTGAGAATGGTTCCTTGTGTGTATTTTCCACTTCCATCGTCTCCTAAACCATTTTGCTTTCTTATATCAAGTAGTATACATTATATAATACACAAAAAGAGGAACGAGGCCCAACAGTCATGAATCATTCCATTGCCATCAAAATAGTGCAAAGACAAAAGGTAaaaggaaagtgaaaaaatGGAATTTCATTGGGACCACAAGAGTACTGGTCTTGATCCCATAACTTTTTGGCTTTGAATTATCATATGCATTATCAAGAAATTAGAAGGTCGTTTCTACAAAGAATCTTCACTACGTCTTTGCTAACAAAAGTATATGAgaacttcattttatttaccaaaaaaaacaGGGAATATGGCCTTGATTCTATGAAATTTGGACCTGGAGAGGTTGGATTTGGACCTACAACTATAAGAGactacaaaatttaattttccttcATGACCAGAATGCCAGCCGTCCTAGTTTGAACGTCTCTGTGCTTTCACCTTCTCCATGTCTTTCACATccttgataattttctttttctgttgtaTCAAGCTTTTGATGAGATTACTATTGGCAGGCTGAAGGGTGCATGGTGGTTCTTTTGAAGGCAAGACAGTTGATTGTTCCAGGGATTCCCTCTGCTTGCCATCCGCAATGCAAATCAGGGACTCCGGACACAGTTCATGAGCAGAAGATGGTGGGACTGGCCTGAACTGCTGCAGCTTTGAGTACTCCGTAATGAGGTGAAACATGTAATCATAGACCCTATCCATACTTAAGGTTTCCATCAGATTCTGCCCTTCTTTTCCTATTGCCTTAGCCTGATCAGCCATGTTTATATACATAATaccaaacaatttttttgataagtacatatACCAAACAATTATGAAGCATTAGAAACCTCTCTGTCATTAACCTTCAAATCTCAAGTTATTAgcagaaataataggaatagAACATAAATACGTACGCCAATCTAAACTaactaatgaaaaaatattaataatatgcaATTAGAGTTCATACAGCACTTGAGTTGCTATAGGATCGttactttttcattaaataaaccTAACAGGAGTTGCATTttctacttacaaaaaaatagaagttttcttctttttttttttttttggtttttctttgtgGTACACTCTGAAGCTTGAGATAACTGCATTCTTAAGACACAAGCAGCACTAACAACTTCTACTATACAATAACTACTACTACTGGTATTGCTGTTAGTACTGTCAACCTACTGGGAAATATGAGCTGGAATCCaaataaaatcagaaatatACACAAGCAACCTCCCTGAACACTCAGATATGGCGAAACCAGCTTTTATGGAAGCAAATTGAATGACAAGAACATAATAGAATATTTTGCGAAAACATACCTCAGATGGGTGTTTATTACCCCAATCAACAGCATGCTTTAATGAGGGGCATAAATCATTTAGAGAGACAGGCCAATAGtttttcttgggaatgagaCCACGACTGAAGAAATCTTCATAATCTGGGGATATTATTAGTGCAAGAGAACCACATGATAGAATGTACTTCAAGCTCACGGACCAAGCGTAGCCTTCTGCATAAATTTTATACCTGCAGAAGAAGGGAAAGGGAAAAGGGGAACATAAATGATCGGCTGCAAGATGATACACATCCTATCGGAGTAAAATTTGACAACAGAACAGATTATCCTAAGCGAGCACCCCCAAAGACAATCCTAGCCTAACCCTTAACACCCCAAATGAGGAAtttctttaatggaaaaaactCCATGGAGCTTAGGATGAAGCTAATCAAGGTCCAAGCATCATTAAGGTGTTCTGTGATAAACATAATCCATCCAACATAAGGATGGTTAGTGTTCTTTGCGAGTTTATAGTGGCTTCAAAATGTATAAGGCTTGGTGGCTTATCATCAAGATGTCAATCTTGGTCGTGTACGATGTTCATAGAGAAAAACAAGGTATTTCGGAAGCCATCCTTCGTAATTCACCAGACCATTGTGTCTGGCTTTGTTATGTCCTGTTAGAATAAGTTCACAAAGAGCTCTATTTTCTTCAACCACCTAGATCAGTCTATGCACGTGTGACTTTACTACGAGAAGTACTTACTGGTAATTACACTGATTTGATAGTTTGGATTGCTCATAACCAATGCGTGCTTCTTCTTCCCAATCCTGAAATGCATGGTAACAAGACaacatcaagaaaataaaatagaataaacttTTAGGTACGAAAAGATCAACACGGTAACTCCAACTCCACCTGACGCATGATTTGCACTCCCCACTTCGTAGAGTGATTACAATTCTGTAATTCTACACGGACAGGAGACCCAACATCAGGATTTCCTTTCCAATATGCTCGGGGCGACTTCTTCGACCAACTTGTACGTTGAGAACCTTGTTTAATGTCTCGGAACTCCTCATCCCAGGGCCTTAAATTTGTCTCTGGCCTGTACAAGAACTATTCCCATGTAAAACATTCATAGCAAATCCAATCACGCCCACATATTAAGGTAATTTTAAAATGGATAAGGCAACGATAGCAAGAAGATTCATAGGCTCGGGcataacaagaaaattaaactAGTGGGCATACATGTTTCATATTTTGACGttgaagaataaataaaaacagCAGGAATAATGCAAATGAgttaaaccaaaataataaaagaagcaaaagttaatccttttccattttctttcaaatactTACCAACCCCAGAAAGACCAATCAGGAAACGGGATGTCGTAGTGATCCTCATTGGTGCAATAACGAAAAAGCGGCAGCGGCATGGATTTGTGCTCAGTCATGTTGATACGAGGCTTATCCATGCAATCAAACATCATATCGACATCTGGTACCATCCCAGGATACCTCTTGAGTAGCTGCAACAACCCCCATATCGTAAACATCATTCGGCTCTGCACGCAAGTATAATACAAATCCACGTACAGCTTCCCCGAAACGATCACGATTCGAAAAGCCGCAAATTTCTGGGACTCCGCCAAATGGGCCAAAGAAATCCCCGTCCGAGCCCAGGGTTCCAGATCGTGGTGGATCCACCGAAAAAAAGCCGGGCATTTCTTGCTCGGTTGAGAGGGATGAGTCCGGTTTCGTCGTTCGGGGATGGTGTTGGTGTTGGTGTCGGTGCCCGAGTGGCAAGCAAGGTAAGAGCAGTGGATGATTTTGTAAGCTCGGGCTTGCCGAGATTGTTCGCTGAAGGTCTTGGGTGGGAAGAGGTGCCACGGCGTGGGCTCTAAATTGTGGCCCGCGACGGTTTTCGTTTGGGAAGCGAAGTCGTCCACCTATTTGATCAAGTCACAGGAACATGAATCGGAATCAgcaaatataaaacaaaaagtaaagaacGTGTTTAATGAAATGCCgcgaagatgaaaaaaaaaaaaaaaaaggtgaccTTATAGAGGAGAAGGGCGGTGATGGAGAAGGCGGCCAAGGCAATGACGCAAGGGAGGAGTTGGGAGGGCTTGCGAGCTTTGTTCTTCGGAgacaaacccatggctacggcTGAGATACCATCTGCATTTGCGTCTCCTCGTCTCTTTCTATAATGTTTCCGTCATTCACACTTGCATACCTCGATCTCCTCCGGAAATGCGgggtggtttggattcaaaactgAATTCAGCTTATCTcgattctctttttttattattataattttttaaatttttatataaaatataataaataatttaatttttaaaatttttaaaataataattatattaaaaaataatattataataatattttattttactatttacaaactatttcaattcGAACCGTATTATCTATAAACTTCACACCATGTatactcatttaaaaatataaaataatatatttttaaatttgcatgATGTGAGACTTCTCTCGATTCATTTTCGAATTCAAACTATCCCGAATCACAACTTGGTCAAAACAATTGTCCAAGATGCTATGTGGCCCCCACTTTTATATGACAtggaatttttcttaaaagataataaaaatatcataacttaactttaaaaaatggCCACATTAGTTATTACTGTATAAATTATAGAATTGCTCGTAATCAAGTGTTTAATGTGcaatatttttaatcttatcttaatttcatttattatttgatatatttattttttataacttgaaaaaataagaaattttaaaacattctCCAATCGAATGGAGTCAAGTTTGATTAAATACTCTGACTCAATTACAACTCAAGTTTCAAGCCAAGTTCTAGCTGAATTTTCTATAAATCAAGTCGAGCTCGAGCGGAACATTAGAGCTCCACTCATATTAGCTGAGCTCGAGTtgaaactatttaatattcgaGTCAAGTTTGgacaatctcaactcaactcacccGAACTCGGCTCAAATACGGTCCAACATAGAGATTTGGGATTGGAAATTATAGATCCTTACTACCAAATGCCGTAAAGTTGTAACAAGAAGATTTGTTTCATGTGTTTAGGCGCCTCATTCAGAAGATATTATGAAATGTAGGttggataataataataataataataaataatgtgtCTTTTTGGTTCAATCTGTTGAGAAGAACATTACAGGTGGGACCACGTCATCAGTATAAAACCACATCGATTTAATGATCTCTCATCTAATACCAGATAATTGCAACATTAAGAgctacttatgaaaaaaaaaaaaaaaatccttgtcAAATGATGACAGGTAGACAGAAAACAAGGAGATAATAGTCAATAAACCAATAGAGGAAAGAGTACAAGAAGCTTCTCAATCACTTGAAACAGCTTCTGTTTATGAACACTTTTCATGCAAATGGTCACATATCTTGAATCAAAGCAAAGGTACAATGCTGCATATAGAAAGCCATAACTGAAAAGTGTATGAGAATATTTGCAGCTTGACAAAAGAGGTCGCAAGGAGATGACAAACAATGCAAAGTTGTTTATTCAACCTGTTCTGAAACCTAAGAGActcattttctgaaaaagagagaattacAAGCCTGATTTAACTGTTACTTTGTACAAGTATATATCAAATCCATCCACATTAAGAGTGAAAAAGATTCTACAGTAGGCCATTAAGCTTCGTTTGGAACATGGAAGCAACTGAGCTCATCTGAGTTGAGTCCAAATTTAAATCTAgcccaacatccaaacacacaactcctaAATTACTAAACATCACTCAATTCAAgacttctttacacgtgggccccacaacctttttcaactcaacacctatTTACACGCGGGagccacaacctttttcaattttctataaatacagtggacccccacaaaactcactctaccatctcaactcactaccattcataaagaactcaactcagctcaacatccaaaataGCAGTTGAGAGTTGCACTAAGAGAGTCCCTCCATAATATTTACTCATGCATGTATATCAAACTGAAAAAATCTTCCTCactttcttcatcttcctttgGGATATGGGACAAGTACCAGCCTCTTCTGCAATCCTGCAGAGTATACAGATTTGAACGTCTAAATTTCGACTTGATTTTGACAAGTTGGAAATGGTTGGAAACAATATCAACAATGATCATAGAAAGCATGCACACAACAGTTTACATATATAGTATTGAAGGACACGATAATTTACCTAGTACTGCTTTGTAGATTCATTGAATATTGTTGGCAACTGTGATGTGAAAGTTTAAGCACTAGATGAACTCAAGTACTTTTCACTTAATTAAGGCTTATGGCTGCAACTCAAATCAATCCTAATCCCAGCGTTTTGGGGTTGgctttatgattttttttcttctactaACTGGGTTTGGCTAACAAAATTGTGTTGTTTCTAAGAGCATCATAATCCAAAGCCACAAGTTTTTCCATCAAGATTTCTTCAAATAGTGTGAGGTATATTTACCTTGTTCCGCATGTGAAACAGGCAGCACAATGCCCACATGGAAGAAAGAAGCAGTCTCTGGGGCATTGGCACAAATGACACAAAGATGCCAGGGATTGTTGGTGTtatctttttttgttatttgctgTCCTTCAATACCACTCATTGTGGGCTGATCCTCCGGATCTTCCTCATCTCGTGAAATATCATCGTCTATGTGCAAAAGTAATGGGGCTCGTTCAGGTCTCAGCTTCCCCGCTTGAaatcctgttatattttcatctGTTGTTTGGAATATTTTGAAGAATCTGAAGGCAAGTAAGATTAGGACGATCATTATACCTGCATGAAGGAAAGCAGTGAATATGCATATGAACATTCCCGTTTTGCTCTCATGAGAAGGATATTAATGCAGGCAAAATTACTGATCCAACAAAATATGTGATCCACCTAGGTCCATAAGACAGTTTGACATACCAACCATTATCAGCATCCTGAAAAAATGACAATGTCACCAAATTCAAGTGCATGGAAGTTTTATGGTTCTCATATAGATCGAAGGAGGAAGTCTTTTACCTCTTTAAGATGTGGAGAAGTTAAGACAACAACATTTACTCCTAGAAGAACAAGCTTCAGACTACATAAATGGCTACCTAGGGCACACTTATAATATGCTTGAGTTGTGTTATAGAGGAAAGCGCTTATGGTCAACTTCAATTCTACTTGTACAATGCAGCATTCATAGCTGATAAATTATCTAACATTCTAATGGTGTATGCATGTGCATATAAAGGATTATATCATAATCATTACTAAGGTGCtaatgaaagagagagaatcaaTTGATTTTCTGTATTAAACTTCAGAAGGATTACCAGCAGCAGGTGGTGAGTTTCATTGGCGCAGGTTGCAGCATTCTAACCTGTCCTATATATGTCTTTTAAACAAAGATGCAAAGACTGCATGGGGAATGTATTTGTTGTTTGGGAGTATATGCATGGGAAATCCCTCCAGGGAGTTTCAGATTTATGGTTGAGGCCAAATATATATTCTCCAAGTCATTGTGCAATATGCAAACTCCTTTTGGATGGATTATTGGCACAACCCAAAGTCTTAGAGAGGCTCTTACCATTTTAGCTATATAAATCACGATGTTCAACATGCTGAACACAGTGGCCAGAATTTCTGATTACAAACCTAAAGCCTCCGATAAATGTACATGATGAAATAAATCACAAAGCTTCCCTGTTCTCTGCTTTCTTATGGCTGTATTTCCTTGTAATGCGGAAATTGTTTGACAGCAAGGTTGGCCAAATCAAGCTAGTCTTCAGGAAATATTAGGTCAAGAAAGGGTTTTAATTTTCCACACTATTATCAGTTGGCACAGATGGAAATGACCAAATCAGTTGAGGCAACTCAACGGGATGATACTGACTGAAGCAGCAGTTAGTCCTTTTTACCAGAGGAGAGACTGGGAGTGGGGGAGCGAGGACTGAGGATCAACCTTCTCTCAGTATCCATCTTATCCTTGACATTAGTTTCTTCTGGTTATCAACTGGATGGGAGATTTTGTAATAAAGTTTCACAGAAATCTTTTTAGTACACTACATTCTTGTTTGGTCTCATCTTTCAATGAACTAACATTACAACTCATGTGCCCTGGACTACAATACAATcttgataaataaaagaaatcatagGCGCATACCTCAACCTTCTCAGAGTGCAAGTTCCCCACTGCAATGTAGTAATTGGAGGACTCTGAAATTTTCAGTTGGATCTTACCACTCCCTGTGATGTAGATGGGTTTTAAACATCTCACTTATACAAAGTGGGGAATAAAAACTCGTATTAATGGAATTTACCATAAATGATATTCCAAGACAAAGTTGTGTcatgatatgatggatcctctaTCCACTCAACAAGGCTTTCTCTACCTGCAGATTTAGACAAGAATCAAGACAAGAGATACATGAGCTAAATAACATCTTATTAACAAAGTTTCTGTTTAGCTCTGCATTCAATTAAGAGTCAGAAATAAAGCCAAAGCTTGATTGATCATCTCATTGTAGGCTATTTCCAGCTTATTGTGTACTTATCAAAGTACAGTTAGTTGATGTTCCACTTATGAACTACTTGGATCCCATCCCCCGTGTAACTATCAATATAAAGTTACCTGATATTCCACTTACAAACCAATGCTATTATCTTGAGCACTTGCTATATAGCACAGGAATGTACTAGATGCAATGATAGGTCTAGACTTAATGTGGCTCTTCAAACTTAATCAAATTCTAAGCTGTCCCTGAACTAATTTTCCCATTGTTCTAGCTATTTGATTTTACATAAGCATAGATTCTTGATGCCATTTAAGAGTCTACTGACTTTAAACTGGTATATAAATCTAAGTTAATATTCCATTTTAAACAAACAAAGCTAACAATACCATCAAATTTAATGATGAAGAAGTTGGAATTTGGAAAATACCTTGTGCAATCACAAGGGATAAAGGTGAGGGAGTTGGAGATTTTACATTGTATAAGATATCCACTCTAGATCCTTTGTTTAGGAAGTATATCCACTCCTACAACATGAGAAGTCCAAATTTAGCCGATAAATCCTAACATCTAGAATGCTCTAGGTGGTGCACAGCTCATTCATATCTATTACTTTCAAGTAGGAAAAAGGAATGTGAGCAAATCCCTGAGATTCAAAGAACATAAATGCAGAGAAAAAAGATCAACAATAGCAGGAAATGTGCCTTGTGGAAATTGGCAGGTACAAATGCATTATGTGTTTCATTCCAGGTGAATTCGACATCCAGGGGTGGAGGTTTAGAAAACCCATATAACACTGGCCCTGGTTTTTGCTCATTGACTTCCTCTGCTTGTTTGTAAACAGAATGAGATTAGTGCATCGAGACAACCACAGcagaagcaagaaaaaaaatgggaatGCAGTAGAGATGCAACAAATTATCTTAATCTCTTCCAAAAAGTGAAAGCAAACTATCTTAATAGACTGCACAAAGAATGGGTTAGCTTGTATTAAGCGTGAGCAATTTGGTCCCAATTGTGTATTCACAGATCCATAAAAACCAAGAATCATAGTCATGGATGCTGCTGTTGAGGAATACGGAAACCAAAATCAAACGACATCATTAAGATTAAAGTTATGAGCAAATGAATTGATCAAGTAATATGCGACAGAAATATTCAAAGTTAATGTTCTGCATGGTTTCCTTGAAATGTAGATAAACCAATAATATCATCGAATCTTATATAT
This window contains:
- the LOC121240527 gene encoding protein O-glucosyltransferase 1-like; translation: MGLSPKNKARKPSQLLPCVIALAAFSITALLLYKVDDFASQTKTVAGHNLEPTPWHLFPPKTFSEQSRQARAYKIIHCSYLACHSGTDTNTNTIPERRNRTHPSQPSKKCPAFFRWIHHDLEPWARTGISLAHLAESQKFAAFRIVIVSGKLYVDLYYTCVQSRMMFTIWGLLQLLKRYPGMVPDVDMMFDCMDKPRINMTEHKSMPLPLFRYCTNEDHYDIPFPDWSFWGWPETNLRPWDEEFRDIKQGSQRTSWSKKSPRAYWKGNPDVGSPVRVELQNCNHSTKWGVQIMRQDWEEEARIGYEQSKLSNQCNYQYKIYAEGYAWSVSLKYILSCGSLALIISPDYEDFFSRGLIPKKNYWPVSLNDLCPSLKHAVDWGNKHPSEAKAIGKEGQNLMETLSMDRVYDYMFHLITEYSKLQQFRPVPPSSAHELCPESLICIADGKQRESLEQSTVLPSKEPPCTLQPANSNLIKSLIQQKKKIIKDVKDMEKVKAQRRSN